In Dermacentor andersoni chromosome 4, qqDerAnde1_hic_scaffold, whole genome shotgun sequence, the following proteins share a genomic window:
- the Rcd1 gene encoding KAT8 regulatory NSL complex subunit 3 has translation MPDMCAAAHHYHYGDGRASSAEMYLHRLSGQEKEPHIVSVDHSYAKAWNAHPDSHHAKPAKLLFMKDVFFSESKTGIRENVVVNVETWKGVDTPPYDGSKTRNLMSECERSASVSSRPDADATMWDENVKRLGWTSSQHRAFNHVMRLLHADRLARLAYNNNANEPVLRRLAVDRTARRLRRIMGLFSWDLKLLQWLHQLLMEKATVSYVAAYMDALQALRAQIPQLIDKLVARQATPGRSTGPDAVGMLLRRPWDPVAPFLSQHKPKRLPCSPLLVVCPGGPRPQAAGLPRSKFWTSQLSVLGKLVAVDPVPTTPPNASLNQVLEAMVAAARAKVLELKSHFSSRPIILIGWMIGGLVACQVSLMESVAAVVCFGFPLVGLSGSRDVDDPLLDSHTPTLFVVGQNALSCSMDELENFREHMKAVSGLVVVGGADDSLHMCALKKRLEGVTQSMVDRCVLDEVGSFLQWVLSAPHMGPAGSMASKVTAATATSLAARRCSQAPLPESSCQVALGRRQGRQYRSHFHHQSSSGSSNMDSVICSSSKSSFVATGMHTKRGSGRRVGRPPKQVTEKPAFSSFAPLKVPRPLAGQQRKRTLVAPTTWPAGSPSQPSLQSEHCILPGPPPAPDDTVPLSELVSHSSEVDLMPTSSLWSQSLIADPQSSPCFSSSPMSSPMSKFQQKVHCTGKPLDTPTQLALCIAGEGELQHTLDACSANSTAEERLKEEGKFVSLADGGVRTSQLQKSLQPLNELQAVCSTQAANSPFCQMVLPASRAISMVVTPTKMELHSGHSGICSLSGLPLGHTASKEILQPLQCVRSRESSALEMLAEASSTHRDSDSSVCSTSQMPPTKTLGTSHAVKGMPSRYKASISLPSTAATRTRKVRMPRFYDS, from the coding sequence ATGCCAGATATGTGCGCAGCAGCGCACCACTATCACTACGGCGATGGCCGTGCTTCGAGCGCAGAAATGTATCTGCACCGGCTTTCGGGACAAGAAAAGGAGCCGCACATTGTGAGTGTCGACCACAGTTACGCCAAGGCGTGGAATGCCCACCCGGACTCGCACCATGCAAAACCAGCAAAGCTGCTCTTCATGAAGGATGTATTTTTTTCTGAGAGCAAGACAGGAATCCGCGAAAATGTTGTGGTGAATGTCGAAACTTGGAAAGGTGTGGACACACCTCCATACGATGGCAGCAAGACGCGTAACCTTATGAGCGAATGCGAGCGCAGCGCATCCGTTTCATCCAGGCCGGACGCAGACGCAACCATGTGGGATGAAAATGTGAAAAGGCTGGGCTGGACCAGCTCTCAGCATCGAGCGTTCAACCATGTTATGCGACTCCTTCACGCGGACCGGTTGGCACGACTAGCCTACAACAACAATGCCAATGAGCCAGTTCTGCGGCGACTGGCCGTGGACCGGACTGCTCGTCGGCTGAGGCGCATCATGGGGTTGTTTAGCTGGGACTTGAAACTGCTTCAGTGGCTGCATCAGCTGTTGATGGAAAAAGCCACTGTCTCCTATGTTGCAGCCTATATGGACGCTTTGCAAGCCCTGAGGGCGCAGATCCCTCAGCTCATCGACAAGCTGGTGGCTCGGCAAGCAACGCCCGGGCGCTCGACCGGCCCCGATGCCGTGGGTATGCTGCTGCGACGCCCTTGGGACCCAGTGGCGCCTTTCCTGAGTCAGCACAAGCCAAAACGGCTGCCCTGTTCTCCTCTGCTGGTGGTGTGCCCAGGCGGCCCACGACCCCAGGCGGCTGGTCTGCCCCGCTCCAAATTTTGGACCTCTCAGCTATCCGTGCTGGGCAAGCTGGTGGCCGTAGATCCTGTGCCGACTACGCCGCCAAACGCCAGCCTCAACCAGGTACTGGAGGCCATGGTGGCTGCTGCACGGGCCAAGGTCCTTGAGCTCAAGAGCCATTTTTCGTCAAGGCCTATCATCTTAATTGGGTGGATGATAGGCGGCCTTGTTGCATGTCAAGTTTCATTGATGGAGTCTGTTGCCGCTGTCGTGTGCTTCGGTTTCCCGCTAGTTGGGCTGAGTGGATCCCGAGACGTGGATGACCCGCTGCTGGATAGCCACACACCTACACTGTTTGTGGTCGGCCAGAATGCCCTGTCGTGCAGCATGGATGAGCTGGAGAACTTCCGAGAGCACATGAAGGCGGTGTCAGGCCTTGTGGTGGTCGGTGGAGCCGATGATTCGCTTCACATGTGTGCCCTCAAAAAGCGTCTTGAGGGCGTTACTCAGTCGATGGTGGATCGGTGTGTCTTGGATGAAGTTGGGTCATTTCTGCAATGGGTGCTTAGTGCACCACACATGGGTCCAGCTGGAAGCATGGCATCTAAGGTCACAGCTGCTACAGCTACATCTCTTGCTGCACGTCGATGTTCGCAGGCTCCACTGCCTGAAAGCTCATGCCAAGTTGCCCTTGGTCGTCGTCAAGGCCGACAATATCGATCTCATTTCCACCACCAATCCTCTTCTGGGAGCTCCAACATGGACAGTGTAATTTGTTCAAGCTCGAAATCCAGCTTTGTTGCAACTGGTATGCACACAAAGCGTGGTTCTGGACGCCGTGTTGGGAGACCCCCCAAGCAGGTCACCGAAAAACCTGCCTTTAGCAGCTTCGCACCCCTGAAAGTGCCTCGTCCCCTGGCAGGACAACAGCGCAAGCGTACCCTTGTAGCACCCACTACATGGCCAGCTGGCAGCCCATCCCAACCATCCTTGCAAAGTGAGCATTGCATTCTGCCTGGCCCACCGCCAGCCCCTGATGATACAGTGCCATTGAGTGAGCTAGTAAGTCACTCAAGTGAGGTTGACCTCATGCCGACATCTTCACTTTGGTCACAGTCCCTCATAGCTGACCCACAAAGCAGTCCCTGCTTCAGCTCTTCACCAATGTCATCACCCATGAGCAAATTTCAGCAGAAGGTTCATTGCACAGGCAAGCCTTTAGACACACCCACACAATTGGCTCTGTGTATTGCCGGTGAGGGTGAACTCCAGCATACACTCGATGCATGTTCGGCAAACAGCACAGCAGAAGAACGGCTCAAGGAGGAAGGCAAGTTTGTTAGCTTGGCAGATGGTGGTGTCCGAACAAGCCAGCTACAAAAGAGTCTCCAGCCGTTGAACGAGCTACAAGCTGTGTGCTCAACGCAAGCAGCAAATAGCCCATTCTGCCAAATGGTGCTGCCGGCCAGCCGTGCTATTTCCATGGTTGTGACACCAACTAAGATGGAGCTGCATTCAGGACACTCCGGCATTTGCAGCTTAAGTGGGCTACCCCTTGGCCACACTGCAAGTAAGGAGATACTGCAGCCACTGCAGTGTGTACGAAGTAGAGAGTCCAGTGCACTGGAAATGCTGGCAGAGGCATCAAGCACTCACCGTGACAGTGACTCTTCTGTCTGTAGCACATCACAGATGCCACCTACAAAGACTTTGGGTACATCCCATGCTGTAAAAGGCATGCCTAGCAGGTACAAAGCCTCCATCTCACTGCcttcaacagcagcaacaagaacaagaaaggtTCGAATGCCACGTTTCTATGACAGCTGA